The genome window CTTCGGCGCAAATATCAATGCTTCCGGGACTGACGGCGGAGGTACTGTGCGCGTCGGAGGCGGTTTCCGGGGGATGGAACCAGTGCCGAACGCACTGGTAACTTATGTTAGTCCTGATTCTACGATCGCAGCCAACGCGATCGACCGCGGCAATGGCGGCACTGCGGTAATTTGGTCAGACAATACAACTCGCTTCTTCGGCAATATTAGTGCTCGCGGGGGCATCGCCGCAGGTAACGGCGGAAAAGTAGAAGTTTCGGGCAAAAATGCTTTAACTTTCCAAGGAGAGGTCGATACCCGCGCGACTAACGGTGCGATCGGCAATCTGTGGCTCGATCCGGCAAATATTACGATCGTCAGCGGTAACGGCGACACCAACGCGCGATCGACTGGCGGAGAACTCGAACCGGCACCACAACCCAATGAAACATCGATCTCAGAATTACAGTTGGAACAGATGGCGGCCGGCAGCAACGTGGTTCTAGATACCCCCGGCTACATCACCCTCCAAGACTTGCCCGACAACCAACTTTCCCTGCAAGCGAGAACCGGAGACACCGTAACATTTAGAGCGGGCGGAGTGTTTTTTGTCAATGACTCCAAGGACTCAATCGAGACTCAAGGCGGCAACATCAATATTTTCGCCAGCAGCATCTCTCTGGGCGGACTCAATGCTAACGGCGGCAATATCGCTCTCACTGGTAACGGCATTGACTTGAGAGGCGGCAGCAATTCTGTCAGCAGTGCGGGGGGAACAATTCGCTTGCAGCCCAACGATAGCCGAGCAATTCGGATCGGTGGCACCGGCGATATTTTGGGCATTTTGGACTTGACGGCAACGGATCTCGGCGCTTTGGCGGGGGGTTTCGGCTCGATCGCGATCGGGCGCGAAAACGGTAGCAGTTCGTCGATCGCGATCGTCGCACCCATTACTTTCAACAGCCCGCTGACACTTCAAGGCAGCTCGATCGCGATCGACCATCCCCTGAATACAAGCGGCAGCGCTAGCTTGACTCTCGACGCGCCCCAAACTGATCTCGGCGCCAACATTGCGACATCCGGCGCCGATCTCACTTTTACAGGAAACGCATCCCTCAATGCTGACGTGGCTTTGAGCGCGGAAGTTACCGGCAGCATTCTGTTCTCCGGTAGCCTAGACGGATCTCGCGCCCTGAGACTTGACGCTGGGCGAGTGCTGTTCGGCGCTACAGTCGGTCAAGCTGCACCCCTGGCGAGTTTGACTGTTAACGCCCGCAGTACCGAGGTTTCGGGCAATATTGCGACATCTGGCGACATGACTTTCAATAGTAACGTCACAGTCGATCGCACCGCCGCCCTAGCCGCCACCACCGGCAATATCGCTTTTGCCAATACCCTCGACAGCACGCCGGGCCGAGCTAATAATTTGACGCTGCGCGCTGGCGGCAACATTACTTTTGACGGCAGAGTCGGTCAAACTCAGAGGTTGGGCCGGCTCTCGGCCGATGCTGCTAGCGTGACGGCTGCTTCCACAATTGCAGCCTGCAGTTTGAGCGTTAACGCCCGCGATTCCGCTACCTTCGGGGGGGACAGCACGACCGCTTTGGGAGCCGATATCAAGGCAGGAAATGTCCTCTTAGAGGGTAATTTCAGGACGGATGGGGGCAGCGTGAACCTGCAAGGAAGCCGCGAGGTTCGGACTGGCAATATTACCTCGAACGGCGGGAGGATTCGGGTTGAGGGGAATACTGTTGCTGCAGGTGCGATCGACTCGTCATCGGCGGGCACAGGAGGCGCGATCGCTCTCCAAACCAATGCCGGCCCTTTAACTGCGGGAGCTTTGAACGCTTCGGGGGCGATCGGCGGAAATATTGCTGTCACCTCTTCATCGGGCATTTCGGCTCTCGATCTCAACTCCAGCAGCACTTCAAACGGCAACGGCGGGGGCGTTTCCCTGAGCGCGACTGATAACATTCAGTTGGGCTCGATCAACGCTCAAGGCGGCCCTGGTGGCGCTGGCGGCAGCGTTGATGTGACAACCCCCGGTTTGTTTCGCTCGAACAATGTTTTCAACGATATATCGGGCAATTCTTCGAGTATTTCTACTGCCGGAGGTGCGGGGGCGGGGAGGATCGCAATTCGCCACGGAGGCGGTATCGATCGACCGTTTGTAGTTGGCGGTGCGATCGACAATGGAACCCTGGGAAGCATTAATGCTGGCGCGGGAAACGCCATTTTGCCCAGTCTTGCTTTTGGGGAAACTTACACCCAGGGAAGTTTACCAAATCAGATTTCCCTAATTACACCGGGCGCGCCCTCTACTCCCGCACCAATTCCCCCACCAATTCCCCCACCAATTCCCGCACCAATTCCCGCACCAATTCCCGAACCAATTCCCGCACCGCCTCTAGTGCCAGTAGTCCCCGTAAATCCCGATCCTGCCCAGTCACTTCCTGCATCTTTGCAAGTAGAATTGCGATCGCAAAGTCGATACAAAACTCCCGAAATTAGCCCGGATATTTTCGCTCCTTCTCGCAGGCTAGATTCTGCTGGTTCGGGAGTTTTAGCATTTGAGGAAATCTTTACTCGCGAGTACGAAAAATATCTAGACTTGCCCGCAAGAACGCCAATTAGTAATATGTCGGTAATTTACGAAACTCTTCGTAAAAATGAACAAATTACCGGGATCAAATCGGCCATTATTTATATGAATTGGGTCAGTGGCTCGGCTGCAGCAGCCAAAGAAAATGGTTCGGTGCTGGTGGCCAGTCAGGATTTATCTAATCTATTGCCTGTGAGAAAACACCTCGCATCCCAGCCTCCTCATCCGTTAGAAGATAAGTTGACCCAGAGGTTGCAGCCGGATGGTAAAGAAGTTTCCGATGTTCCTAACGGGGAGCATTTAGAATTAGTGTTAGTAACAGCTAACGCTCAACCCCAGCGCGTTTTAATTCCGGCGACAACGCGCTGGCAGGTGTTGCAACTAGCCGACGCCCTGCAAAGCGAAATCACTAATCCCCGCAAAAGAAGCAGCATTAGTTATTTGGATACGGCGCAAAAACTTTATCGCTGGTTAATTGCGCCAGTTGCCGCAGAATTGACAGCTTTAAAAATTGACAATTTAATTGTAATTCCGGCAGCAGGTTTGCGGAGCGTGCCGTTTGTGGCCCTTCACGACGGCAAAGGCTTTTTAGTTGAGAAATACAGCATTAGCGTGATGCCGAGTCTGAGTTTGACTGATACTCGCTACGACAATATTGCGGATGATGAAGTTTTGGCAATGGGGGCGTCGGTATTTGAAGATAAAGCGCCATTACCGGCGGTACCGGTGGAGTTAGAGTCGATCGCGCCGCCCTCAGAAGGAAAATCATTTTTGAATCAAGATTTTACTCTCGGAAATTTGCAAGCTCAGCGGGCAAATCGGCCTTTTGGCATCATTCACTTAGCAACTCACAGCGAATTCCAGCCCGGGGAACCGAAAAATTCTTACATTCAGTTGTGGGATACTAAATTGCGTATCGATCAAATGCGGCAGTTGCGGTGGAATGAACCGCCGGTGAATCTGTTAGTTTTAAGCGCGTGCAGTACCGCTTTGGGCGACGAAGAGGCGGAGTTGGGGTTTGCGGGTTTGGCGGTAGCTAGCGGTGCTAAATCGGCTTTGGCGAGTTTGTGGGAAGTCAGCGATGAGGGGACTTTGGGGCTGATGACTGAGTTTTATCGGCAGTTGCGGGCTCCCAGACGCGGTGGAAATTTGATGATTAAAGCGGAGGCTTTGCGGCGCGCGCAATTACAGATGCTGCAGGGGCGCGTGCGGATTCAAGACGGGATGCTGCGAGTCGAAGGGCTTTCTGGGAGTCTAATTTTGCCTCCGGAAATTGCTGCGCGGGGCGATCGAGTGCTTTTGCATCCTTATTATTGGGCCGCATTTACAATGATTGGCAATCCTTGGTAGTGGAGTTTTCCCACAAGTCTTACCGAAGTTATTAGGGTGGTATGATGAACTCCCTTGATTCGTTAATCCCCGAAAATTTCTACCATTGACATACATTTTTAGGCCTTGCGTTTTCACAGTATAACTGTAACCATGTGTGGGATTCATAATCAGCGATAAATTGACGATCGCGTTAGACACAAATCTGGTTTTGTTTTCATTTTTTCTTAGTGTTTTTACGGATATTGGTTAATTTGCATTCGCTTTCATTTCATGGTGATTCCACCTATTCATACTCTAATTATGTAACACCCAAATCTCCTATGAAGATCGGGGGCGATCGCCCTTCACTCTGTTCTTCCTGCCTTTGCAGGAAACTGTGGAGCGATCGCACTCCTGACCCGAATGTTTAGCCGTCTTATTTTTAAGAAATATTAACAAAAAATAATTTTTATTTTAAAGCTTAAGTTTTTTTAAGTTTTCCGATATTATTATGTACTAGAGGATACATCTACTTAATTAATTAACAATTTCTCAACAAATAATTGAGTATTAATACTAACAAGAGGCTCTAAGAATGATTAACTTAGCGGGCTACGAGATTACTAACCAAATTCATGAAAGTAACAATTCTTTAGTTTACCGCGGACTGAGAAAGCAAGACAACCAACCGGTAATTCTCAAATTTCTCAAACAAGATTATCCGATGCCAGCTTCCTTAGTCAGATACAAGCAGGAATACGAAATTACACGCAATCTTCACCTAGAAAGTGTGCCTCAAACCTACAGCTTAGAAAGGTACCATAACAGTTTGGCTATCATTTTCGAGGATTGTGGTGGAGACTCATTAAAGCTCTTATTGGCTTCTCACCAACTTACCTTAGAAGAGTTTTTATTAATAGCTATTAAAATAACCAGGGCTTTAGGTGAAATTCATCAACATAAAATTATTCATAAAGATATCAATCCCAGCAATATTATTATTAACTCAACCACAGGGCGAGTTCAAATTATAGATTTTGGCATCTCTACTGTTTTAAAGCGCGAAAATCCTACCCTGAAAAATCCTAATGTTTTAGAAGGCACTCTTAGCTATATATCGCCGGAACAAACAGGCAGAATGAACAGAGCCATAGACTACCGCACTGATTTTTACTCATTAGGAGTCACTTTTTACGAACTGCTAACGCGGCAATTGCCCTGGGATTACAGCGATGCAATGGAATTAATCCACTGTCACATTGCCAAACAAGCAGTACCGCCCCATCAAATCAATCTAGAAATTCCTAAAGCTGTTTCTGATATTGTGATGAAGCTATTAGCGAAAACCGCTGAAGCCAGATATCAAAGCCCTTGGGGAATTATCGCTGACTTAGAAGAATGCCTAGAACAATTAAAAACTACGGGAGCAATTGCAGATTTTGCCATCGCCCAAAAAGATATTACAGATAAGTTTCAGATACCTCAGAAACTCTACGGCAGAGAAACAGAAGTAGAAACCTTATTAGCAGCCTTTGAGCGAGTCAGCAGGGGCAGCACCGAAATGATGCTAGTATCCGGTTACTCTGGCATTGGAAAATCCGCCTTAGTACAAGAAGTTTATAAACCAATTACTAAAGCCAGAGGTTATTTTATTGCCGGAAAATTCGACCAATTTCAACGAAATATCCCTTACGCGGCCGTTGTCAAAGCCTTTCAATCATTAGTCAAGCAACTCTTAACAGAAAGCGAAAATCAACTCAACACCTGGAAACAAAAAATATTAGCTGCGGTTGGCGCTAACAGTCAAATCATTGTAGATGTCATTCCGGAAGTAGAATTAATCATTGGCCCACAGCCGGCCGTACAAGAATTAGGCGCTACCGAAGCACAAAATCGCTTTAATTTAGTATTTCTCAAATTCATCCGCGTGTTTTGTTCAGTTGACTATCCCTTAGTCATCTTTCTCGACGATTTACAATGGGCTGATGCCGCTACATTGAAATTGCTACAAGTAATGATAGCAGATGAGCCAACGAACTATCTATTTCTAATTGGTGCTTATCGAGACAACGAAGTCAACCCATCTCATCCTTTAATGATGACTTTGGACGAGCTGCAAAATCAAGGTGCCAGAATCGAGCGAATTACTTTAGCTCCCCTACACCTTCACCAAATAAGTAACTTAATTAGTGATACCGTGCGTAAAGACCAAAAATCAGCCCTCCCCCTAGCCGAGTTAGTGGTCAGTAAAACTCAAGGCAATCCTTTTTTTGTCAATCAGTTTCTCAAAACTCTCTATCAAGAAAACCTGCTAAGATTCAATTTTCAAGAAAGAAACTGGGATTGGAATATTTCAGAAATTGAATCAGTAGGCATTACTGATAACGTCATTGAATTGATGCTAGGAAAATTGAAAAGACTGCCCGCATCAACTCAGCAAGTTTTGCGTTTGGCTGCTTGCGTGGGTAATAGTTTTGACTTAAACACTCTTTCAATTATTAATGAAAAATCCTGGGCGACCACGTTTCAAGAACTCTTGCCAGCCATCCAAGAGGGATTAATCTTAACTACTTCTGAGTTAGGCGCTGCCGAATCAGAAATAATTAACTCAGACTTGGTAATTACTACTTATAAATTTTTGCACGACCGCGTGCAGCAGTCAGGTTACGCTTTGATTGACTCCCAACTGCAAACAGCAATTCACCTACAAATTGGTCGTCTGTTACTGGCAAATATTTCTCCCGAGCGACGAGCCGAAAGAATTTTTGAAATTGCGGATCATTTGAATTCGGGTCGGAATTTAATCGTTGACGAACACGAGAAAATTGAACTAGCTATTTTAAATTTAACAGCCGCTCGCAAAGCCAAAGATGCAACGGCTTATGCTGCTGCCAGAGATTACTTAAAAATCGGTCGAGAAATTTTACCGGGCGATATTTGGCAAGACTCCTACGAACTAGCTTTTACCTTTCATAAGGAGCTGGCAGAGGCTGAATATTTAAACGGCAATTTTGAAGAATCAGAAGCTTTAATAAAAGTGGCATTTGCCCGGGCAAAATCCGAGCTAGAAAAAGCCGAAATATACAACATTTTGATCGTGCAGTACACTCTCTTGAGTAAATATGAAGCAGCAGTGCAATCTGGATTAAAAGCCCTGCACTTGCTGGGCATAGATTTGGCTGAAGATAATTTAAGCGAGGCGGTTAATGCGGAAATGGCGGCAGCTACAGCCTGCTTGGCAAACCAAGAAATTGCTTCATTAATTAATGCCGAAAAGATGAAAGATCCGGCTCAACTAATGGCAATGAAATTATTGGGAAACATGGGGCCGCTAACGTTCTTTTCCTCTCAAGAACTGTGGAAGTTGACTGTGATCGAAGCGATTAACCTTTCTCTCAAGTACGGTTTTGTAGCGGGAGGGTCTTACTGCTATTCGTGTTATGGAATTATCCTGAATTCAATTTTAGGGAATTACCAATCTGCTTATGAGTTTGGCAGACTCGCTCTGACTCTGAGCGAAAATTCAAATAATTTGTCTCAAAATTGCCAAGATAGTGTGATATTTGCCAATTACTTAAACTGCTGGGTGAGGTCTCTCAAAACTACGGCCCAAATTAATAACGAAGGTTATAAAGTTGGCTTGCAATCGGGCAATTTGCAATGGACTGGTTATAACCGGATGTTTCAAACTATTACCTATTTCTTCCAGGGCATGAATTTGAATAATCTCTTGGAAGATATTGGCAAGTCGCTCCATTTCTGCTATCATACTAAAAATCTCTGGGCGATTGATATTATTATTGCTAATAAGATAGCAATTTTGAATTTGATGGGAGAAGAGGATGAAGTTAGCGAAAAACAGCATTTAGAAAATTTTCATGAGCGTAAAAGTATGGCAGCGCTGTGCGAGTTTTATGTTTTAAAAGCGCAGAATCTTTATCTTGACGAACAGTACAGTGAGGCGCTAGAAGCATCTGAACGGGCGGCAGGGCTGATCGATTATTTGATGGGTCATATTTCTAGTGCTCATCATTATTTTTACCGCTGTCTGATTTTAACGGCTCTATATTCTGAGGTTTCTGAATCGGAGCGAAAAGATTACTGGCAGCAATTAGAAGCTAATCAGAAACTAATCAAAGTTTGGGCGGATAACTGTTCGGAAAGTTTTGCACATAAATTCTCGCTAGTGGCGGCAGAAATGGCGAGAATTTCAGGTCGAGATTTGGAGGCGATGGATTTGTACGATCGCGCTTCTTCTGAGGCTAGAGAGGGTGATTTTATTCAGAATGAAGCGCTGGCGGCGTTTCTTGCTGCTAAGTTTTGGTTGGGGAAAGATAAAGAAGAGTTTGCCCAAATTTACTTGACTAAAGCTCACTATGGCTACCAATATTGGGGTGCTAAACGTCAAGTTGAGTATTTAGAGGAAAAGTATCCTCAATTAATAGCGAGAATTTCTGGGAAGACAACTACTCAAACAAAAGTTAACCGCACCACGACGGCGACTACTAGCAACAATTTGGGAGAGACGCTAGACTTAGCTACGGTGATGAAAGCTTCTTTCGCGATTTCGGGTGAAATTGTTTTGAGTAGGTTGCTGGAAAGGTTGATGAAGATTGCGATCGAGAATGCGGGGGCGCAAAAAGGCTTTTTGATTTTAGAAAAAGCGGGAAACTGGGCGATTGAGGCGGAAGGTTCGGTGCAGGAGGATGAGGTTAGCGTGCTGCGATCGCTTCCTCTCAATGCAGAAGCAGCTTCTGGGGGAACTCCTTTGCTGGCTTGTGCTATCGCTAATTATGTGATTCGCACTCAGGAAAATGTGGTGTTAAATAATGCGGCTCAAGAGGGACAATTTACTCGCGATCCTTATATTGCAGCTACTCAACCGAAGTCTATTCTTTGCACTCCTCTGCTGCACCAAGGTAAGCTGACTGGCCTTCTTTATTTGGAAAATAACCTGACTGAAGGGGCTTTTACTACCGATCGGCTTGAGTTGTTAAAACTTTTATCTTCCCAAATTGCTATTTCTATTGAGAATGCTCAACTTTACAAAAATTTACAGGATTTTAATCAAAACTTAGAGCAATTAGTGAGCGATCGCACTCAACAATTATCGAACACCCTAGAGGCTTTAAAAGCTACCCAAACTCAGTTAGTCGAATCTGAAAAAATGGCCTCTCTGGGAGGATTAGTTGCTGGTGTTGCCCATGAAATTAATACTCCCATCGGAGTGGGTGTCACTGTTGCTTCAGCTTTGGCAGAAAATACTACCGAATTTGTATCTATTTATAAAAGCGGCAAAATGAAGCGCTCGGATTTAGAAGAGTTTGTCGATATTGCTACCCAAAGCAGTAAGGCACTTCTAATTAACCTAGAGCGGGCGGCAGCCTTGATTCAAAGCTTTAAGCAAGTAGCAGTAGATCGCTCTAGCGAAGAACGACGTACTTTCCAGATCAGACCTTATCTTGATGAAATTTTATTACAATTAAAACCCAAGTTGAAAAATAGCCAACATTCGCTTAAAATTAAGGGAGATAGCAAAATAGCCATAACTTCTTATCCAGGAGCCTTGTCCCAAGTTGTGACAAACTTGCTAATCAATTCTCTGATTCATGCCTACGAACCAGGGCTTTCTGGGGAAATAATTTTTGATTGGGAGCAAGAAGATAATCGGCTAAGGTTTGAATACGCCGATGAAGGTAAAGGTATTCCCCCAGAAAACTTAAGTAAAATTTTTGAGCCATTCTTTACCACTAAGCGCGGTCAAGGTGGCAGTGGGTTAGGGTTACATATTGTCTACAATTTAGTCACGCAAAAACTAAAAGGTGAAATTGAATGTCTAAGTGAGGTGGGAAGAGGAACCAAGTTTATTATTAAATTACCCATGCAAATTGATTCACAAATGTAAAGTTACAATTCCCATTTACTGGGAAAATACCTCAGTAAGTCCACCTCATTAAAAGTAAAATAAGGATGATTGAAAAGGTTGCCGTGTAACTCTTCTCCCTTCTGCCTTTTTCTTAACAGGTTTTCTAACTTAAAACCTAAACATTAGTAAAAAATAAAGGTGTAAAGCAATGAAAAGTGATTTTGACGATTTGTTAACTAAACCATCTCCAGAAACAGTATTCTTTGCCGAAGGACTCGACTCGGATGACGAGATATTGTTTGCAGATGAAACCACAGAAGAAAAACTGAGTGAAAGCTGGAAAATTTTAGTTGTAGATGATGAGGCTCAAGTTCACACCGCTACCGAAATTTCACTAAGGAAGTTTGTCTTTGAAAATAAATCTTTAACTTTTATCAATGCTTACTCCGCTCGTGAAGCTAAACAGCTAATCCAAGAAAATCCTGATGTTGCCATCATCTTACTTGATGTAATTATGGAAACAGATGATGCTGGCTTAAACTTTGTTAAATATGTCCGAGAAGTTTTAGGCAATCAGTTAGTGCGAATTATTTTACGCACGGGTCAACCCGGACAAGTACCTGAAAAAAGCATTATTATTAATTACGATATTAATGACTATAAAACTAAAACTGAATTAACGACATCAAAGCTATACACTACGATGCTAACAGCTTTGAGAAGTTTTTCTCTCAGTCAGAATTTGCTGTCTGAAATAGAGCGGCGCGAACAAGTAGAGAAAGCACTCCGTATCAGTGAAGAAAAAGAGCACCAAAAATCTGTTGCCTTAGAGCATTTTGTCAAAGAACTCCAAGAAACACAACTCCAGCTAGTTCAAAGTGAAAAAATGTCTAGTCTCGGTCAATTAGTTGCAGGTGTCGCTCATGAAATCAACAATCCGGTTAACTTTATTTATGGCAATCTGTCCCACGCCAACGACTATATTAAAGAACTCATTAATATGTTGAATCTTTACCAAAGGCATTACCCGCAACCAGCAGCAGAAATTATCCATGAAATAGAAGATGCAGAGTTGCCATTTATCATAGATGATTTACCAAAATTGCTTTCTTCCATGCAGTTAGGGATCGAACGCATTCGCAATATTGTTCACTCTCTACGCAATTTTTCTCGGTTGGATGAAACTGAAATTAAATCAGTAGATATCCACGAAGGCATTAATAGCACTTTGATGATATTACAGCACCGACTAAAGGCTAAGTCCGATCGGCCTGCTATTAATGTGATAAAAGACTATGGCGTATTGCCGCTTGTGAACTGTTATGCCGGTCAGCTCAATCAGGTGTTTATGAACCTTTTAGCGAATGCTATAGATGCTTTAGAAGAGAGACTAAGTAGAGAAGATGGTGCAGTTTTTCACCCCCAGATTTTGATTCGGACTGAAGTTGTACCCGGCAGTTCGCATGATAACATTAGCTCGGCTTCCCACATCCTCGTAACAATTACTGATAATGGTGTGGGAATGACAGATAACGTTCATGCTAAACTTTTCACTCCATTTTTTACTACTAAGCCCGCAGGAAAAGGTACAGGCATGGGATTGTCCATCAGCCGAAAAATTCTGATAGAAAAACACTGCGGTCAATTGGAGTGTATTTCTACGCCTGAGCAGGGAACGCAGTTTATTATTGATCTGCCGACTATCTGTAGAGCCACTAATATCGCCGTAGCTAATGCCTAGAAAACTTATCTGGCTGAATTGAGCGTATACCGGTGTTCAGTTGCATGAGAATAGGGTAATTGCTAATTCCTGATTAATCGGAATTCTGACAGAATTTTTTCCCGCATCAAGTCTCCCTTTTTCTGGGGTGGGGAATTGATGCGGCTTTAGGCACATTCTTCTTACTTAATTGTGTTGGTTTTCAATATATTTTTTAACAATCTCTTCCGAGGCGTTACCAACTGTGCGGTAAAAATACAGCATATTCCACGTATACGTAGTAAACTGCATTGCGTAGATCGGCCGAAAAAATGAAACTTTATGCGATCAAATTTCGTAAAAAAATAGTGAAAGCTTATGAACCCAGTGATACATCAATGAGGGCGGTGCTGAATTAGGGTATGGTAAATTTATAGTGCGATCGCCAAAAAATAACACTCATTAAACGCAGAGCTTATGCAATCTCCTGAATTTCCGTCAACTTCTGTTAATAAAAATGGTCATAAAAAAGGTCAACAAAATTATATTTGTCTCGGTTGTGCCGACAATTTATAGATTGCTATCAACATCCTAAAGCTTACTATAAAAATGTTAAACCTGAATGTCTCACAATGTATGTCAATGGTATGAGTCTTCGAGGAATTGAGAGAGTCAAAATGTGCATCATACGACAATTAATTGGCTCCAACAAGTAAG of Oscillatoria nigro-viridis PCC 7112 contains these proteins:
- a CDS encoding CHAT domain-containing protein, producing MTYFRSALILTLGFGLLPLAVRSQPVVPAADGTNTVVKSDQNRTDISGGQLSGNGANLFHSFSQFNLSEGQIANFLTNPNIQNILGRISGDNVSVINGLISVSGGNSNLFLMNPAGIVFGQNARLNVPGSFFATTATGIGFGDRWFNSAGINDYKALLGNPNQFNFNNSQVGAIVNAGNLAVGSGQSLTLLGGTVINTGQLSAPNGQVTVAAVPGQNSVRISQVGNLLSLEITPSLQSEKSALAPVSLPQLLTGPGAASATGLTTNEQGQLVLTGGQTVSAVAGSAIVSGSVNVFGLSGNAGGTVNILGEKVGLFGANINASGTDGGGTVRVGGGFRGMEPVPNALVTYVSPDSTIAANAIDRGNGGTAVIWSDNTTRFFGNISARGGIAAGNGGKVEVSGKNALTFQGEVDTRATNGAIGNLWLDPANITIVSGNGDTNARSTGGELEPAPQPNETSISELQLEQMAAGSNVVLDTPGYITLQDLPDNQLSLQARTGDTVTFRAGGVFFVNDSKDSIETQGGNINIFASSISLGGLNANGGNIALTGNGIDLRGGSNSVSSAGGTIRLQPNDSRAIRIGGTGDILGILDLTATDLGALAGGFGSIAIGRENGSSSSIAIVAPITFNSPLTLQGSSIAIDHPLNTSGSASLTLDAPQTDLGANIATSGADLTFTGNASLNADVALSAEVTGSILFSGSLDGSRALRLDAGRVLFGATVGQAAPLASLTVNARSTEVSGNIATSGDMTFNSNVTVDRTAALAATTGNIAFANTLDSTPGRANNLTLRAGGNITFDGRVGQTQRLGRLSADAASVTAASTIAACSLSVNARDSATFGGDSTTALGADIKAGNVLLEGNFRTDGGSVNLQGSREVRTGNITSNGGRIRVEGNTVAAGAIDSSSAGTGGAIALQTNAGPLTAGALNASGAIGGNIAVTSSSGISALDLNSSSTSNGNGGGVSLSATDNIQLGSINAQGGPGGAGGSVDVTTPGLFRSNNVFNDISGNSSSISTAGGAGAGRIAIRHGGGIDRPFVVGGAIDNGTLGSINAGAGNAILPSLAFGETYTQGSLPNQISLITPGAPSTPAPIPPPIPPPIPAPIPAPIPEPIPAPPLVPVVPVNPDPAQSLPASLQVELRSQSRYKTPEISPDIFAPSRRLDSAGSGVLAFEEIFTREYEKYLDLPARTPISNMSVIYETLRKNEQITGIKSAIIYMNWVSGSAAAAKENGSVLVASQDLSNLLPVRKHLASQPPHPLEDKLTQRLQPDGKEVSDVPNGEHLELVLVTANAQPQRVLIPATTRWQVLQLADALQSEITNPRKRSSISYLDTAQKLYRWLIAPVAAELTALKIDNLIVIPAAGLRSVPFVALHDGKGFLVEKYSISVMPSLSLTDTRYDNIADDEVLAMGASVFEDKAPLPAVPVELESIAPPSEGKSFLNQDFTLGNLQAQRANRPFGIIHLATHSEFQPGEPKNSYIQLWDTKLRIDQMRQLRWNEPPVNLLVLSACSTALGDEEAELGFAGLAVASGAKSALASLWEVSDEGTLGLMTEFYRQLRAPRRGGNLMIKAEALRRAQLQMLQGRVRIQDGMLRVEGLSGSLILPPEIAARGDRVLLHPYYWAAFTMIGNPW
- a CDS encoding trifunctional serine/threonine-protein kinase/ATP-binding protein/sensor histidine kinase, whose amino-acid sequence is MINLAGYEITNQIHESNNSLVYRGLRKQDNQPVILKFLKQDYPMPASLVRYKQEYEITRNLHLESVPQTYSLERYHNSLAIIFEDCGGDSLKLLLASHQLTLEEFLLIAIKITRALGEIHQHKIIHKDINPSNIIINSTTGRVQIIDFGISTVLKRENPTLKNPNVLEGTLSYISPEQTGRMNRAIDYRTDFYSLGVTFYELLTRQLPWDYSDAMELIHCHIAKQAVPPHQINLEIPKAVSDIVMKLLAKTAEARYQSPWGIIADLEECLEQLKTTGAIADFAIAQKDITDKFQIPQKLYGRETEVETLLAAFERVSRGSTEMMLVSGYSGIGKSALVQEVYKPITKARGYFIAGKFDQFQRNIPYAAVVKAFQSLVKQLLTESENQLNTWKQKILAAVGANSQIIVDVIPEVELIIGPQPAVQELGATEAQNRFNLVFLKFIRVFCSVDYPLVIFLDDLQWADAATLKLLQVMIADEPTNYLFLIGAYRDNEVNPSHPLMMTLDELQNQGARIERITLAPLHLHQISNLISDTVRKDQKSALPLAELVVSKTQGNPFFVNQFLKTLYQENLLRFNFQERNWDWNISEIESVGITDNVIELMLGKLKRLPASTQQVLRLAACVGNSFDLNTLSIINEKSWATTFQELLPAIQEGLILTTSELGAAESEIINSDLVITTYKFLHDRVQQSGYALIDSQLQTAIHLQIGRLLLANISPERRAERIFEIADHLNSGRNLIVDEHEKIELAILNLTAARKAKDATAYAAARDYLKIGREILPGDIWQDSYELAFTFHKELAEAEYLNGNFEESEALIKVAFARAKSELEKAEIYNILIVQYTLLSKYEAAVQSGLKALHLLGIDLAEDNLSEAVNAEMAAATACLANQEIASLINAEKMKDPAQLMAMKLLGNMGPLTFFSSQELWKLTVIEAINLSLKYGFVAGGSYCYSCYGIILNSILGNYQSAYEFGRLALTLSENSNNLSQNCQDSVIFANYLNCWVRSLKTTAQINNEGYKVGLQSGNLQWTGYNRMFQTITYFFQGMNLNNLLEDIGKSLHFCYHTKNLWAIDIIIANKIAILNLMGEEDEVSEKQHLENFHERKSMAALCEFYVLKAQNLYLDEQYSEALEASERAAGLIDYLMGHISSAHHYFYRCLILTALYSEVSESERKDYWQQLEANQKLIKVWADNCSESFAHKFSLVAAEMARISGRDLEAMDLYDRASSEAREGDFIQNEALAAFLAAKFWLGKDKEEFAQIYLTKAHYGYQYWGAKRQVEYLEEKYPQLIARISGKTTTQTKVNRTTTATTSNNLGETLDLATVMKASFAISGEIVLSRLLERLMKIAIENAGAQKGFLILEKAGNWAIEAEGSVQEDEVSVLRSLPLNAEAASGGTPLLACAIANYVIRTQENVVLNNAAQEGQFTRDPYIAATQPKSILCTPLLHQGKLTGLLYLENNLTEGAFTTDRLELLKLLSSQIAISIENAQLYKNLQDFNQNLEQLVSDRTQQLSNTLEALKATQTQLVESEKMASLGGLVAGVAHEINTPIGVGVTVASALAENTTEFVSIYKSGKMKRSDLEEFVDIATQSSKALLINLERAAALIQSFKQVAVDRSSEERRTFQIRPYLDEILLQLKPKLKNSQHSLKIKGDSKIAITSYPGALSQVVTNLLINSLIHAYEPGLSGEIIFDWEQEDNRLRFEYADEGKGIPPENLSKIFEPFFTTKRGQGGSGLGLHIVYNLVTQKLKGEIECLSEVGRGTKFIIKLPMQIDSQM